The Ranitomeya imitator isolate aRanImi1 chromosome 3, aRanImi1.pri, whole genome shotgun sequence genome has a window encoding:
- the GPR12 gene encoding G-protein coupled receptor 12 has protein sequence MNEDTKVNISWPPQDPIDVSPPENISAADSSLIPVLEPELIVNPWDIVLCTSGTLIACENAIVVLIIFHNPSLRAPMFLLIGSLALADLLAGVGLIVNFIFAYLLQSEAAKLVTVGLIAASFCASVCSLLAITVDRYLSLYYALTYNSERTVTFTYVMLIFLWGASTCVGLLPIMGWNCLKDESTCSIIRPLTKNNAAALSVSFLLMFALMLQLYIQICKIVMRHAHQIALQHHFLATSHYVTTRKGVSTLAIILGTFAACWMPFTLYSLIGDYTYPSIYTYATLLPATYNSVINPVIYAFRNQEIQKSLWLICCGCIPPSVSQRARSPSDV, from the coding sequence ATGAATGAAGATACGAAGGTTAATATAAGCTGGCCGCCTCAGGATCCTATAGATGTCAGTCCTCCAGAGAATATCTCGGCTGCAGACTCCTCCCTGATTCCTGTGCTAGAGCCCGAGCTCATAGTGAACCCATGGGATATTGTTCTGTGCACATCGGGAACCCTTATCGCCTGTGAAAATGCTATTGTGGTCCTTATCATCTTCCATAATCCAAGCCTCCGAGCCCCAATGTTCCTTCTCATTGGGAGTTTGGCCCTCGCGGACCTCTTAGCCGGTGTCGGACTAATAGTCAATTTTATTTTTGCATATCTTCTTCAATCCGAAGCAGCAAAGCTTGTCACAGTGGGACTGATAGCGGCCTCTTTTTGTGCCTCGGTGTGCAGCTTGTTGGCCATCACGGTTGACCGTTACCTATCTCTCTATTACGCTTTGACGTATAATTCGGAAAGGACAGTCACTTTCACCTATGTCATGCTTATTTTCCTATGGGGAGCTTCTACGTGTGTTGGTCTGTTGCCCATAATGGGCTGGAATTGCCTTAAAGATGAATCGACATGTAGCATCATCAGGCCGCTGACTAAAAATAATGCTGCCGCCCTTTCGGTTTCTTTTTTGCTTATGTTTGCACTTATGCTCCAGTTGTACATTCAGATCTGCAAAATAGTCATGAGGCACGCTCATCAGATCGCCTTACAGCACCATTTCCTGGCTACTTCCCACTATGTCACCACCCGCAAAGGAGTATCAACCTTGGCCATCATATTGGGGACCTTTGCGGCCTGCTGGATGCCTTTCACCCTGTATTCATTAATAGGAGATTACACCTATCCTTCCATCTATACCTACGCCACACTATTGCCAGCCACATACAACTCTGTTATCAACCCGGTCATCTACGCCTTCCGGAACCAGGAAATCCAGAAATCTTTGTGGTTGATCTGCTGTGGCTGTATCCCACCTAGTGTATCTCAAAGAGCAAGGTCGCCCAGTGATGTATGA